In Ipomoea triloba cultivar NCNSP0323 chromosome 7, ASM357664v1, a single genomic region encodes these proteins:
- the LOC116025231 gene encoding phosphoinositide phospholipase C 4-like isoform X1 — translation MGSYRVCMCFTRKFKVTEAQPAADVKEAFKKYAEEGSQMSSEQLLRFLTEEQGQKEATLAEAEAIVQQILHKRHPISKLTRRNLALDDFHHFLFNADLNPSIISKVHHDMTAPVSHYYIFTGHNSYLTGNQLTSDCSDVPIIKALKRGVRVIELDIWPNSAKDDVLVLHGRTVTTPVELIKCLKSIKENAFVASPYPVVITLEDHLTPDLQAKVAQMLTNTFGDMLFVPESECLKEFPSPEELKHRIVISTKPPKEYLEAKTINEKQSSSLRRKDSDDDTWGAEPSTLTADQDDDKQSECDPSKHNQESEDYEDDDDFDQKANAYKRLIAIHAGKPKGGMKEALKIEPDKVRRLSLSEQALEKAAEVHGTDVVRFTQRNILRVYPKGTRFNSSNYKPLIGWMHGAQMVAFNMQGYGRSLWLMQGMFRSNGGCGYVKKPDFLVKEVFDPRATLPVKKTLKVKVYMGDGWHLDFKQTHFDLYSPPDFYARVGIAGVPADEKMMKTKTKEDNWTPVWEEEFTFPLTVPELALLRIEVHEYDMSEKDDFAGQTCLPVSELRPGIRAVRLCDRKGENYNSVRLLMRFTFV, via the exons ATGGGGAGTTACAGAGTTTGTATGTGTTTCACGAGGAAGTTTAAGGTGACGGAGGCGCAGCCGGCGGCGGACGTGAAGGAGGCGTTCAAGAAGTATGCGGAGGAAGGGAGCCAGATGAGCTCGGAGCAGCTGCTGCGGTTCCTGACGGAGGAGCAGGGACAAAAGGAGGCCACCCTAGCCGAGGCGGAAGCCATCGTGCAACAGATCCTCCACAAACGCCACCCCATTTCCAAGTTAACTCGTCGCAATCTCGCTCTCGACGATTTCCACCATTTCCTCTTCAACGCCGACCTCAATCCCTCAATCATTTCAAAG GTTCATCATGATATGACAGCTCCCGTATCCCATTATTATATATTCACTGGGCATAACTCTTACTTGACTGGAAATCAACTGACAAGTGATTGCAGTGATGTTCCAATAATTAAGGCACTGAAAAGAGGTGTAAGGGTTATAGAACTTGATATATGGCCAAACTCAGCAAAGGATGATGTGCTTGTTCTTCATGGAAG GACAGTGACAACTCCTGTGGAACTCATAAAATGTCTGAAGTCAATAAAGGAGAATGCTTTTGTTGCCTCTCCCTACCCAGTTGTAATAACACTGGAAGATCACCTAACTCCTGATCTTCAAGCTAAAGTAGCTCAG ATGCTTACAAACACATTTGGAGATATGCTTTTTGTTCCTGAATCAGAATGCTTAAAGGAGTTCCCTTCACCAGAAGAACTTAAACATCGCATTGTTATTTCAACGAAACCCCCAAAGGAATACCTTGAAGCTAAGACTATCAACGAAAAACAAAGTAGTTCACTTAGGAGAAAGGATTCTGATGATGATACTTGGGGTGCTGAGCCTTCAACGCTAACAGCTGACCAAGATGATGACAAG CAGAGTGAATGTGATCCAAGCAAGCACAACCAGGAAAGCGAAGATTATGAGGATGATGACGACTTTGATCAGAAAGCAAATGCATATAAACGCTTGATTGCTATACATGCAGGCAAGCCCAAAGGAGGGATGAAGGAGGCACTGAAAATTGAGCCTGATAAAGTGAGACGCCTCAGTCTAAGTGAGCAAGCTCTTGAAAAGGCTGCTGAAGTTCATGGAACAGATGTTGTCAG GTTTACACAAAGAAATATTCTTAGGGTGTATCCTAAAGGTACTAGGTTTAACTCCTCCAATTATAAGCCACTAATTGGTTGGATGCATGGTGCTCAGATGGTTGCATTTAATATGCAG GGATATGGTCGGTCACTTTGGTTGATGCAAGGGATGTTCAGATCAAATGGAGGCTGTGGTTATGTCAAAAAGCCTGATTTCCTAGTGAAGGAGGTTTTTGATCCTCGTGCCACACTGCCAGTGAAGAAAACCTTAAAA GTAAAAGTATATATGGGAGATGGATGGCACTTGGACTTCAAACAAACTCACTTTGATTTGTACTCCCCACCAGACTTCTACGCAAGG GTTGGGATTGCTGGTGTGCCGGCTGatgaaaaaatgatgaaaacaaAGACAAAGGAGGATAATTGGACGCCTGTTTGGGAAGAAGAGTTTACATTCCCGTTGACTGTACCAGAGCTGGCTTTACTACGAATTGAAGTACACGAATATGACATGTCCGAGAAGGACGATTTTGCTGGCCAAACATGCCTTCCTGTATCAGAATTGAGACCAGGCATTCGTGCAGTTCGCCTGTGTGACCGCAAAGGAGAGAACTACAATTCAGTCAGGCTTCTGATGCGCTTCACGTTTGTTTAA
- the LOC116025231 gene encoding phosphoinositide phospholipase C 4-like isoform X2: MGSYRVCMCFTRKFKVTEAQPAADVKEAFKKYAEEGSQMSSEQLLRFLTEEQGQKEATLAEAEAIVQQILHKRHPISKLTRRNLALDDFHHFLFNADLNPSIISKVHHDMTAPVSHYYIFTGHNSYLTGNQLTSDCSDVPIIKALKRGVRVIELDIWPNSAKDDVLVLHGRTVTTPVELIKCLKSIKENAFVASPYPVVITLEDHLTPDLQAKVAQMLTNTFGDMLFVPESECLKEFPSPEELKHRIVISTKPPKEYLEAKTINEKQSSSLRRKDSDDDTWGAEPSTLTADQDDDKSECDPSKHNQESEDYEDDDDFDQKANAYKRLIAIHAGKPKGGMKEALKIEPDKVRRLSLSEQALEKAAEVHGTDVVRFTQRNILRVYPKGTRFNSSNYKPLIGWMHGAQMVAFNMQGYGRSLWLMQGMFRSNGGCGYVKKPDFLVKEVFDPRATLPVKKTLKVKVYMGDGWHLDFKQTHFDLYSPPDFYARVGIAGVPADEKMMKTKTKEDNWTPVWEEEFTFPLTVPELALLRIEVHEYDMSEKDDFAGQTCLPVSELRPGIRAVRLCDRKGENYNSVRLLMRFTFV, from the exons ATGGGGAGTTACAGAGTTTGTATGTGTTTCACGAGGAAGTTTAAGGTGACGGAGGCGCAGCCGGCGGCGGACGTGAAGGAGGCGTTCAAGAAGTATGCGGAGGAAGGGAGCCAGATGAGCTCGGAGCAGCTGCTGCGGTTCCTGACGGAGGAGCAGGGACAAAAGGAGGCCACCCTAGCCGAGGCGGAAGCCATCGTGCAACAGATCCTCCACAAACGCCACCCCATTTCCAAGTTAACTCGTCGCAATCTCGCTCTCGACGATTTCCACCATTTCCTCTTCAACGCCGACCTCAATCCCTCAATCATTTCAAAG GTTCATCATGATATGACAGCTCCCGTATCCCATTATTATATATTCACTGGGCATAACTCTTACTTGACTGGAAATCAACTGACAAGTGATTGCAGTGATGTTCCAATAATTAAGGCACTGAAAAGAGGTGTAAGGGTTATAGAACTTGATATATGGCCAAACTCAGCAAAGGATGATGTGCTTGTTCTTCATGGAAG GACAGTGACAACTCCTGTGGAACTCATAAAATGTCTGAAGTCAATAAAGGAGAATGCTTTTGTTGCCTCTCCCTACCCAGTTGTAATAACACTGGAAGATCACCTAACTCCTGATCTTCAAGCTAAAGTAGCTCAG ATGCTTACAAACACATTTGGAGATATGCTTTTTGTTCCTGAATCAGAATGCTTAAAGGAGTTCCCTTCACCAGAAGAACTTAAACATCGCATTGTTATTTCAACGAAACCCCCAAAGGAATACCTTGAAGCTAAGACTATCAACGAAAAACAAAGTAGTTCACTTAGGAGAAAGGATTCTGATGATGATACTTGGGGTGCTGAGCCTTCAACGCTAACAGCTGACCAAGATGATGACAAG AGTGAATGTGATCCAAGCAAGCACAACCAGGAAAGCGAAGATTATGAGGATGATGACGACTTTGATCAGAAAGCAAATGCATATAAACGCTTGATTGCTATACATGCAGGCAAGCCCAAAGGAGGGATGAAGGAGGCACTGAAAATTGAGCCTGATAAAGTGAGACGCCTCAGTCTAAGTGAGCAAGCTCTTGAAAAGGCTGCTGAAGTTCATGGAACAGATGTTGTCAG GTTTACACAAAGAAATATTCTTAGGGTGTATCCTAAAGGTACTAGGTTTAACTCCTCCAATTATAAGCCACTAATTGGTTGGATGCATGGTGCTCAGATGGTTGCATTTAATATGCAG GGATATGGTCGGTCACTTTGGTTGATGCAAGGGATGTTCAGATCAAATGGAGGCTGTGGTTATGTCAAAAAGCCTGATTTCCTAGTGAAGGAGGTTTTTGATCCTCGTGCCACACTGCCAGTGAAGAAAACCTTAAAA GTAAAAGTATATATGGGAGATGGATGGCACTTGGACTTCAAACAAACTCACTTTGATTTGTACTCCCCACCAGACTTCTACGCAAGG GTTGGGATTGCTGGTGTGCCGGCTGatgaaaaaatgatgaaaacaaAGACAAAGGAGGATAATTGGACGCCTGTTTGGGAAGAAGAGTTTACATTCCCGTTGACTGTACCAGAGCTGGCTTTACTACGAATTGAAGTACACGAATATGACATGTCCGAGAAGGACGATTTTGCTGGCCAAACATGCCTTCCTGTATCAGAATTGAGACCAGGCATTCGTGCAGTTCGCCTGTGTGACCGCAAAGGAGAGAACTACAATTCAGTCAGGCTTCTGATGCGCTTCACGTTTGTTTAA
- the LOC116026315 gene encoding O-glucosyltransferase rumi homolog, producing the protein MAILSRQNPTRSPSFIPRYVIILAFVSLALLLLFEVDNLISRTKTIVGHNLEPTPWHVFPAKEFEDESTYSRASKILQCSYLTCSSRAGNSTTTTTDILGESTRSSNIYDDPKIIRESPECPDFYKYIYYDLKPWAKSRISRAHVTEAQKFAAFRVVIVQGKLYVDFYFACVQSRAMFTIWGLLQLIRKYPGKIPDVDLMFDCMDKPTINRTENAEMPLPLFRYCTTPQHFDIPFPDWSFWGWSEINIGPWDEEFNNIKQGSKLRSWARKWPVAYWKGNPDVSSPIRTELLQCNDTRMWRAQIFRQDWLEEAKSGFEQSKLSNQCQHRYKIYAEGYAWSVSLKYILACGCVPLIITPEYEDFFSRGLIPKQHYWPIPPFDMCRSIKVAVEWGNDHLYEAAGIGNAAQEFMENLSMDRIYDYMYHLIREYAKLQDFVPVPPSSAQEVCLDSVLCFADEKQREFLERTTAFPSPTPPCTLPPPDMKLLKKAMKMKRKIIDNLPLSG; encoded by the exons ATGGCGATTCTCTCCAGGCAGAACCCAACTCGCTCCCCCTCCTTCATCCCTCGCTACGTCATCATCTTGGCCTTCGTCTCCCTcgccctcctcctcctcttcgaG GTGGACAACCTGATTTCCAGGACGAAGACCATAGTGGGGCACAATTTAGAGCCGACCCCATGGCATGTTTTCCCGGCCAAAGAGTTCGAGGACGAGTCGACCTATTCCAGAGCTTCCAAAATTCTGCAATGCTCTTACCTAACCTGCAGCAGCCGGGCGGGCAAcagcaccaccaccactaccgaCATCCTAGGAGAAAGTACGAGGAGTAGTAATATATACGACGACCCGAAAATAATCCGTGAATCCCCGGAATGCCCAGATttctataaatacatatattatgatCTGAAGCCGTGGGCGAAGTCCAGGATTTCCAGGGCTCATGTGACGGAAGCCCAGAAGTTTGCGGCTTTCCGGGTTGTGATCGTGCAGGGGAAATTGTATGTGGACTTTTACTTTGCTTGTGTGCAGAGCCGGGCAATGTTTACCATATGGGGCCTCCTGCAATTGATTAGGAAATATCCTGGCAAGATTCCCGATGTGGATCTCATGTTTGATTGTATGGATAAGCCCACCATTAACCGTACGGAGAATGCAGAGATGCCTTTGCCATTGTTCCGCTATTGCACCACTCCCCAACATTTCGATATTCCTTTTCCGGATTGGTCTTTCTGGGGATG GTCAGAGATTAACATAGGACCATGGGATGAAGAGTTTAATAACATTAAACAAGGTTCAAAATTACGAAGTTGGGCAAGAAAATGGCCAGTTGCTTACTGGAAAGGAAATCCAGATGTGAGTTCTCCAATTCGCACCGAGTTGTTGCAATGTAATGACACTAGAATGTGGAGGGCACAGATTTTTCGTCAG GACTGGTTAGAAGAAGCAAAATCTGGTTTTGAGCAGTCCAAACTATCCAACCAGTGCCAGCATCG GTATAAGATCTATGCTGAGGGATATGCTTGGTCTGTAAGCTTGAAATACATTCTTGCATGTGGATGTGTTCCACTTATAATAACACCAGAATACGAAGATTTCTTTAGCCGCGGTCTCATTCCAAAGCAACACTATTGGCCCATTCCTCCATTTGATATGTGCCGATCTATAAAAGTGGCTGTTGAGTGGGGCAATGATCATTTGTACGAG GCTGCAGGAATAGGAAACGCAGCACAAGAGTTCATGGAAAATCTGAGCATGGATCGGATCTACGATTACATGTATCATCTGATCAGGGAGTATGCAAAGCTGCAGGATTTCGTGCCAGTTCCACCCTCATCAGCTCAAGAGGTCTGCTTGGATTCTGTGCTTTGTTTTGCTGATGAAAAGCAGAGGGAATTCCTGGAAAGGACAACCGCATTCCCTTCTCCAACCCCGCCTTGCACTCTTCCCCCTCCAGATATGAAACTTCTCAAGAAGGCtatgaaaatgaagagaaaaatCATTGACAATTTACCACTTTCAGGGTAG
- the LOC116024321 gene encoding PHD finger-like domain-containing protein 5B codes for MAKHHPDLIMCRKQPGIAIGRLCEKCDGKCVICDSYVRPCTLVRVCDECNYGSFQGRCVICGGLGISDAYYCKECTQQEKDRDGCPKIVNLGSAKTDLFYERKKYGFKKR; via the coding sequence ATGGCCAAGCACCACCCTGATCTAATTATGTGCCGTAAGCAGCCGGGAATAGCCATTGGACGTCTTTGTGAGAAATGTGATGGCAAGTGTGTAATTTGTGATTCCTATGTGCGGCCTTGCACTCTTGTGCGAGTTTGCGATGAATGTAACTATGGATCTTTTCAAGGTCGCTGTGTCATTTGTGGGGGCCTTGGGATTTCTGATGCCTACTACTGCAAAGAGTGTACACAGCAGGAAAAAGATCGTGATGGCTGCCCCAAAATTGTCAATCTTGGGAGTGCCAAGACAGATCTTTTCTATGAGCGTAAAAAATACGGTTTCAAGAAAAGATGA